Proteins from a single region of Halalkalibaculum roseum:
- the mreD gene encoding rod shape-determining protein MreD: protein MNLRHLKDFGIGLGFVALQIVLFRHLKIYEMQADMVLIYLIWYMTQRDRTSSIIMAALLGFFQDAFLDLWGLNMFSKTLIVFSAFNIIPKTKEIRLLLGQVFLSILLITLAHNLIFLGLNSFVEQYSAELMFWRQLAGNSIYTAIVGSFIYLFRTS from the coding sequence ATGAATCTTAGGCACCTTAAAGACTTCGGTATTGGCTTAGGATTCGTGGCACTACAGATCGTGCTCTTCAGACATCTCAAGATTTACGAGATGCAGGCAGACATGGTACTCATATACCTCATTTGGTATATGACGCAGAGAGACAGAACCTCAAGTATCATAATGGCAGCTCTGCTTGGTTTTTTCCAGGATGCCTTTCTTGATCTTTGGGGTTTGAATATGTTCTCAAAAACTCTGATTGTTTTCTCGGCATTTAATATAATACCTAAGACAAAAGAAATTAGATTACTGCTTGGACAGGTCTTTCTAAGCATCTTATTGATAACATTGGCCCATAACTTGATATTTTTAGGCCTGAATAGTTTTGTTGAACAATACTCTGCCGAGCTGATGTTCTGGAGGCAGCTGGCAGGCAATAGCATCTATACGGCGATCGTTGGTAGTTTTATCTACCTTTTCCGAACCAGTTAA
- the mrdA gene encoding penicillin-binding protein 2: protein MKHNSKQRIRTSIRVLQVSMLTLGLIILGRLVQLQIVEHDTYSPLSRKNSLRQEIVNPARGLIYDRKGRLMVDNEPIYSITITPANYDNENTPKLAEIIGVPVEEVEKRVKEAREYSWYRSSRLFTEVDFKTFSLIQENIWRLPGIEHQIESKRHYPIDSLKASHVLGYLREVSEKEYLEKDSYNLGDKIGKSGLELVYEDRLRGEIGIEYIKINAMGQSMGSYQNGSIDESPEKGSDLITTIDADLQIMAEDLMEGKSGAVVALDPNDGAVLSLVSAPQYEPRKLSGRIDSTYWQSINTDSTKPLYNRAISSRQPPGSTFKPLMALMGMEMGLINANTEINNPGYYYRGRRYNDLADPGKYDVGKALEQSSNTFFFWLMDNMVTKRSINRWNDLASDFGLGKTNNIDLPYESAGILPDSTYLNRVLGEGKWGIGDMLSLGVGQGFMSVSPLQMALVAAEIANGGYSLQPHIVQSIRESDGTVRFTQTEKKKIEWVDPYELSIVKDGMRRVVTDGSSRWYAKLDSIAIAGKTGTAQNPHGRDHGWFIGFAPLDNPQIAVAVLVENAGYGSISAVPIASLLIEKYISGKIKRNYVYDYVKNFEPRDSNSSDDEETTEQDSTVTTTTETTTDIDTPNE from the coding sequence ATGAAGCACAATTCCAAACAGCGTATCCGCACTTCTATTCGAGTGCTCCAGGTGAGCATGCTTACGCTTGGTCTGATTATTTTGGGGAGACTGGTGCAGCTGCAGATTGTAGAGCACGATACCTATAGCCCGCTCAGCCGTAAAAATTCGCTTCGTCAGGAAATTGTCAATCCCGCCAGAGGTTTGATCTATGACCGCAAAGGCCGCCTGATGGTGGATAATGAACCTATCTATTCCATCACCATTACTCCTGCCAATTACGATAATGAGAATACACCAAAACTGGCAGAAATCATTGGCGTACCTGTCGAAGAGGTAGAAAAGCGTGTAAAGGAAGCCAGGGAATACTCCTGGTATCGCTCATCGAGACTGTTTACGGAAGTAGATTTTAAAACATTTTCTCTCATACAGGAAAACATATGGCGGCTACCGGGAATAGAACATCAAATAGAGAGCAAGCGCCATTACCCGATTGATAGCTTAAAAGCTTCGCATGTACTGGGCTACTTGCGTGAAGTTTCAGAAAAAGAATACCTTGAAAAAGATTCCTACAACCTGGGTGATAAAATTGGCAAGAGCGGACTTGAGCTGGTTTATGAAGATAGGTTAAGAGGTGAAATCGGTATTGAGTATATCAAGATCAATGCAATGGGTCAGTCAATGGGCTCTTACCAGAACGGAAGTATTGATGAGTCGCCGGAAAAAGGTAGCGACCTCATAACCACCATTGATGCCGATCTTCAGATAATGGCAGAAGATCTGATGGAAGGTAAAAGCGGTGCAGTGGTAGCGCTCGACCCCAATGACGGAGCCGTACTATCCTTGGTCAGTGCACCGCAATATGAACCCAGAAAGTTGTCGGGTCGGATTGATAGCACCTACTGGCAGTCCATAAATACCGATTCTACCAAACCCTTATATAATCGAGCGATCTCTTCACGTCAGCCTCCGGGCTCTACATTCAAGCCGCTGATGGCCCTGATGGGTATGGAAATGGGACTCATCAATGCCAATACTGAGATAAACAATCCGGGGTACTATTACCGCGGACGGCGTTATAATGATCTTGCTGATCCCGGGAAATACGATGTCGGTAAAGCACTGGAGCAATCCAGCAATACCTTCTTTTTCTGGCTGATGGATAATATGGTAACAAAACGAAGCATCAATCGCTGGAACGACCTCGCCTCCGATTTTGGTCTGGGAAAAACAAACAATATTGACCTTCCCTACGAATCGGCAGGAATTCTGCCTGACAGTACCTACCTGAATCGCGTTCTGGGAGAGGGCAAATGGGGCATCGGCGATATGTTGAGTTTGGGTGTCGGTCAGGGTTTTATGTCGGTATCGCCTTTACAGATGGCGTTGGTGGCAGCTGAAATAGCAAATGGAGGCTACAGTTTACAGCCTCACATAGTACAAAGTATCCGTGAAAGTGACGGTACTGTCAGATTTACCCAGACAGAAAAAAAGAAAATCGAATGGGTGGACCCCTACGAATTGAGCATTGTTAAAGATGGTATGCGAAGGGTGGTCACAGACGGGAGCAGCCGTTGGTATGCCAAACTCGATAGTATTGCTATTGCCGGCAAAACGGGAACTGCCCAGAATCCGCACGGGCGTGATCACGGTTGGTTTATCGGATTTGCTCCTTTAGATAATCCGCAAATTGCGGTTGCCGTACTGGTAGAAAATGCGGGGTATGGATCAATATCAGCCGTACCAATAGCATCTCTGCTAATAGAAAAATATATCTCGGGCAAGATTAAAAGAAACTACGTTTACGATTACGTGAAAAATTTTGAACCTCGTGACAGCAACTCTTCGGATGACGAGGAGACTACCGAGCAGGATTCAACAGTAACCACGACCACAGAAACCACAACAGATATAGATACCCCGAATGAATAA
- a CDS encoding regulatory protein RecX — protein sequence MPVEPNQELPARITSISVQKKNKERYSIYVEEGFLVGVSESTLIDLKLAKGVEVTPQLFQKIQREEGRFAIKSYILKLLGRRDHARKELLTKARKKDYPEEVVITILDELEEKGYINEESFAEKFTADKFNLNQWGPSKIKAHLYKKGISSHIIEKSIANYFEDVELKETYKNLVLKRKRRFLKEENLLKRKKKIFDYLNRKGFKPNSIFKHMDELMDMVSE from the coding sequence TTGCCTGTTGAACCTAATCAAGAACTTCCGGCCAGGATAACTTCGATATCCGTCCAAAAGAAAAATAAGGAGCGGTACTCAATTTATGTCGAAGAAGGTTTTCTGGTCGGGGTTTCTGAATCTACGCTCATCGACCTGAAACTGGCAAAGGGCGTTGAGGTTACTCCCCAGTTGTTCCAAAAGATACAGCGTGAGGAGGGTCGTTTTGCCATCAAATCCTATATTCTGAAACTGCTCGGCAGACGTGACCATGCACGTAAGGAGCTGCTTACCAAGGCCCGGAAGAAAGACTATCCCGAAGAAGTGGTCATAACCATTCTTGATGAGTTGGAAGAAAAGGGATATATCAATGAAGAGAGTTTTGCTGAAAAGTTTACTGCAGATAAATTTAACCTGAATCAGTGGGGACCATCAAAAATTAAAGCTCATCTGTATAAGAAAGGGATCTCTTCACATATCATTGAGAAATCCATTGCCAATTACTTTGAAGATGTAGAGCTTAAGGAAACCTATAAAAATTTGGTTTTAAAGCGGAAAAGACGATTTTTGAAAGAGGAGAATCTGCTAAAACGAAAGAAGAAGATATTTGATTATCTCAACAGAAAGGGGTTTAAACCCAACAGTATCTTTAAGCACATGGATGAACTGATGGATATGGTGTCTGAATGA
- the mreC gene encoding rod shape-determining protein MreC, with product MRFRLPRITDAKDQLLTAFLLIIAMVLMAGRYQGGINNLRKASITLFSYLEEPLSNIRVYRQALKTNTYLRKQNVLLLDELSRLRAAEQENRELRSLLEFTRTSNLSLYPIRIVGKEFNQINNSLTIDAGTENEIEEGMPVVSAEGLVGKVILTAHGYSQVMPYLNTLFKVSAKLQNSNAYGIVSWDGESIYELQLNYVPQTIPVDSGEVVVTSGYSNNYPPDIPIGTVVRVEPQQGKETQNIYVRPFVNLFDIAKGFVVKFTPDTTVQNLNEEFEDLLE from the coding sequence ATGCGATTTCGTTTACCCCGAATAACAGATGCCAAAGACCAGCTGTTGACAGCATTTCTGCTGATCATAGCAATGGTCTTAATGGCCGGGAGATACCAAGGCGGAATCAACAACCTTCGTAAAGCTTCTATCACGCTTTTCAGCTATCTTGAAGAACCGCTTTCTAATATTAGGGTATATCGACAGGCGCTTAAAACCAATACCTATCTTCGAAAGCAAAATGTACTTCTGCTGGATGAGTTAAGCAGACTGCGAGCCGCGGAACAGGAAAATCGTGAATTGCGCTCACTGCTTGAATTTACACGAACCAGCAATCTCAGCTTATATCCCATTCGTATCGTTGGCAAAGAGTTTAATCAAATAAACAACTCCTTGACTATTGATGCGGGTACCGAAAACGAAATCGAAGAAGGTATGCCTGTGGTGTCTGCCGAAGGGCTGGTTGGCAAGGTTATTCTTACCGCGCATGGCTATTCCCAGGTGATGCCCTATCTGAACACCTTATTTAAGGTCAGTGCTAAACTTCAGAATTCCAACGCATATGGAATTGTATCCTGGGATGGGGAAAGTATTTATGAGCTACAGCTGAACTATGTTCCTCAGACAATTCCTGTAGACTCGGGAGAAGTAGTTGTTACGTCAGGCTACAGCAACAATTATCCGCCGGATATTCCAATTGGCACCGTGGTGCGTGTTGAGCCGCAGCAGGGAAAAGAAACACAAAATATCTATGTCCGCCCATTTGTAAACCTTTTTGATATTGCCAAAGGTTTTGTTGTGAAATTTACACCGGATACGACCGTTCAAAATCTAAACGAAGAATTTGAGGATCTTCTTGAATGA
- the recA gene encoding recombinase RecA, with protein sequence MSDNNDREKALDMAIGQIEKQHGKGTIMRLGDEAINNVDAISTGSIMVDYALGVGGVPRGRITEIYGPEASGKTTLAMHVIAEAQKAGGYAAFVDAEHAFDPKYAKNLGINTDELIISQPDSGEQALEITETLIRSAALDVIVIDSVAALVPRAELEGEMGDSHMGLQARLMSQAMRKITGIISKTRTSCIFINQIREKIGVMFGNPETTSGGRALKFYSSVRMDIRRIGSLKQGDEVVGNRTKVKVVKNKVAPPFKVVEFNIMYGKGISRIAELLDLAVEFDIIEKRGSWYRYDGEPIGQGSDNAIEFLESDPELTEQIEETIRAEMNPDDSGSEKKKAGKSEDDDEKAEESDD encoded by the coding sequence ATGTCAGATAACAACGATAGAGAAAAAGCGCTCGATATGGCCATCGGCCAGATTGAAAAGCAGCATGGCAAAGGAACCATCATGCGGCTGGGCGATGAAGCCATCAACAATGTCGATGCCATTTCCACCGGCTCCATCATGGTCGATTATGCTCTTGGAGTTGGTGGGGTGCCTCGCGGTCGTATCACCGAGATCTACGGACCTGAAGCCAGCGGTAAAACAACGCTGGCCATGCACGTCATCGCCGAAGCCCAAAAGGCCGGCGGGTATGCAGCGTTCGTCGACGCCGAGCACGCTTTTGATCCGAAATATGCCAAGAACCTGGGAATCAATACCGATGAGCTGATCATTTCCCAGCCCGACAGCGGGGAGCAGGCACTTGAAATTACTGAAACTCTTATCCGCTCTGCGGCACTCGACGTTATTGTTATTGACTCTGTTGCCGCCCTGGTACCACGTGCCGAACTGGAAGGTGAAATGGGTGACTCACACATGGGTCTGCAGGCACGACTGATGTCACAGGCGATGCGTAAAATCACCGGTATCATCAGCAAGACACGAACCTCCTGTATTTTTATCAACCAGATTCGTGAGAAAATTGGCGTTATGTTCGGCAACCCGGAAACCACTTCCGGCGGACGAGCACTGAAGTTCTACTCTTCTGTTCGTATGGATATCCGCAGGATCGGCTCCCTGAAGCAGGGGGATGAAGTGGTCGGTAACCGCACCAAAGTTAAGGTGGTTAAAAACAAGGTTGCACCGCCTTTCAAGGTTGTGGAATTCAATATCATGTACGGCAAAGGAATCTCCCGCATTGCCGAACTACTTGACCTTGCTGTTGAGTTCGACATCATAGAGAAAAGAGGCAGCTGGTACCGATACGACGGTGAACCAATCGGTCAGGGTAGTGACAATGCCATAGAATTCCTCGAATCGGATCCTGAACTTACTGAACAAATTGAGGAGACGATACGCGCTGAGATGAATCCCGATGACAGCGGTTCTGAAAAGAAGAAAGCCGGCAAGTCGGAAGATGACGACGAAAAAGCAGAAGAAAGTGACGATTAA
- the purN gene encoding phosphoribosylglycinamide formyltransferase, giving the protein MKHIVVFASGSGTNFQALIDAIESGKINARITGLVTNKSGIQALERAHKHDIDTFTAKPSSFRTQKDYIQSLLTKLEEWETDLIVLAGYMIKVPVEIIEEYSGRIINIHPSLLPKYGGKGFYGIKVHEAVLENNENETGCTVHLVTEEYDKGPVLGQIKVPVKSSDNPESLAKRVLEKEHELLTKVVDEMINELNPKTYN; this is encoded by the coding sequence TTGAAGCACATCGTCGTTTTTGCTTCCGGTTCCGGGACAAATTTCCAAGCTCTTATTGATGCGATTGAATCCGGCAAAATCAATGCACGGATCACCGGATTGGTTACCAATAAATCGGGTATACAGGCACTGGAAAGAGCTCACAAACACGATATCGACACCTTCACTGCAAAGCCTTCTTCTTTTAGAACTCAGAAGGACTACATTCAATCTCTCTTAACAAAATTGGAAGAGTGGGAAACCGACCTGATCGTCCTGGCAGGATACATGATCAAGGTACCTGTAGAAATTATTGAAGAATATTCAGGAAGAATAATAAACATCCATCCTTCTCTCCTGCCAAAATATGGAGGAAAAGGATTTTACGGGATCAAGGTACACGAAGCCGTTCTTGAGAATAATGAAAATGAGACAGGCTGTACTGTACACCTGGTAACCGAAGAATACGATAAAGGTCCTGTTCTGGGTCAGATCAAAGTGCCTGTAAAAAGCTCAGACAATCCAGAAAGCCTCGCCAAGCGGGTTCTAGAAAAAGAACATGAGCTACTCACCAAAGTTGTCGACGAAATGATTAATGAATTGAATCCAAAAACATATAATTAA
- a CDS encoding alpha/beta hydrolase family protein, with product MDAINKKSLTLQTGDGLRLTATLFEPSSETNGDVLVIASALGVPRYFYFKFAGFLASKGFSVITFDYRGIYESRKVARSGSEMTMDEWGKFDIEAALKYALDKLNSKRLLYMGHSCGGQLLGLAPSCTEIDRIAFVACQLGYWRLWPWPLSYGVLMTWQTISFMVPFFDYLPTRKMGISSLNLPNGVAEQWSKWGKTKDYLFNDDLGLDTSLYRKLDKPLLSYHFSDDKLFAPEASVDALLAKYEQATETRREIEPANIKAKSIGHFGFFKERFRETLWRETLVWFENKDADHIR from the coding sequence TTGGATGCGATAAATAAAAAATCGCTCACTTTACAAACCGGTGACGGATTACGCCTGACTGCAACCTTATTTGAGCCATCCTCAGAAACAAACGGCGATGTTCTGGTCATTGCTTCAGCTTTGGGCGTTCCCCGATACTTCTACTTCAAGTTTGCCGGTTTTTTAGCTTCCAAAGGCTTCTCAGTGATTACCTTCGATTATCGCGGAATATATGAATCACGCAAGGTAGCTCGTTCAGGATCAGAGATGACTATGGATGAGTGGGGAAAATTTGATATTGAAGCAGCTCTGAAATATGCTTTGGATAAACTGAATAGCAAAAGGCTGTTATATATGGGTCATAGCTGCGGTGGCCAACTTTTGGGTCTGGCACCCTCATGCACTGAAATTGATCGCATTGCTTTCGTAGCTTGTCAGTTGGGCTACTGGAGGCTTTGGCCGTGGCCGTTGAGCTATGGAGTTCTCATGACCTGGCAAACTATCTCCTTCATGGTGCCTTTCTTTGATTACCTGCCGACCAGAAAGATGGGCATCTCATCACTCAATCTACCTAACGGAGTAGCCGAACAGTGGTCGAAGTGGGGCAAGACTAAGGATTACCTCTTCAATGATGACCTTGGTCTAGACACCTCGCTCTATAGAAAACTTGATAAACCCTTGCTCTCTTACCATTTCAGTGATGATAAACTGTTCGCACCTGAGGCATCGGTTGATGCCCTGCTAGCCAAATACGAACAGGCAACCGAAACTAGGAGAGAAATTGAGCCTGCAAATATTAAAGCAAAAAGTATAGGTCATTTCGGTTTCTTCAAGGAGCGGTTTAGAGAGACTCTATGGAGGGAAACACTGGTATGGTTCGAAAACAAAGATGCAGATCATATCAGGTAA
- a CDS encoding rod shape-determining protein: MNYTTTKQKKGQTKKGLFDWMYTDIAIDLGTANTLIYSRDEGIVLNEPSIVALNMQDEPVATGHEARLMHEKTHKNIRTVRPLRDGVIADFEVAEQMIRGMINKVKMKWYSSTRQMVVCVPSGITEVERRAVRDSAEHAGAKEVYLVDEPMAAAIGIGLNVHEPIGNMIVDIGGGTTEIAVIALSGIVYAQSVRLGGDELNEDIINYFRRNHNLLIGERTAENIKCEIGSAAPLDEEIDMVTKGRDLVNGVPRTRHVTSKDVREAISESVNTIVESITKSLEQTPPELSADILDRGIMLTGGGALLKNLDKLIMETTDLPVHIAEDPLTAVVRGTGAILEDLDYYRTVVT, from the coding sequence ATGAATTATACTACAACTAAACAGAAGAAGGGACAGACCAAAAAGGGATTGTTCGATTGGATGTACACGGACATTGCCATTGATTTGGGGACAGCCAATACCCTTATCTATTCAAGAGACGAAGGCATCGTACTTAATGAACCCTCTATTGTTGCACTCAATATGCAAGACGAGCCGGTTGCTACCGGTCATGAAGCCCGGTTGATGCACGAAAAGACGCATAAAAATATTCGAACGGTTCGACCGCTTCGCGACGGTGTAATAGCTGATTTTGAAGTAGCCGAGCAGATGATCCGCGGGATGATCAATAAGGTTAAAATGAAGTGGTATTCCAGTACTCGGCAGATGGTGGTTTGCGTACCCAGCGGTATTACCGAGGTAGAACGAAGGGCGGTACGCGACAGCGCCGAGCATGCCGGGGCCAAGGAGGTTTACCTGGTTGACGAACCCATGGCAGCTGCTATTGGAATCGGTTTGAATGTTCATGAACCGATCGGAAATATGATTGTTGATATAGGCGGGGGAACCACGGAGATAGCAGTCATCGCACTTTCAGGTATTGTCTATGCACAATCGGTGCGACTTGGCGGTGATGAACTCAATGAAGATATCATCAATTATTTTCGACGCAATCACAACCTTTTGATAGGTGAACGAACGGCAGAAAATATCAAGTGCGAGATCGGTTCTGCAGCACCGCTGGATGAAGAAATTGATATGGTCACCAAAGGGCGTGACCTGGTTAACGGGGTACCCCGAACCCGGCATGTTACTTCAAAAGATGTACGGGAAGCTATCTCGGAATCGGTGAACACTATTGTTGAGTCCATCACGAAATCACTTGAGCAAACTCCTCCCGAACTTTCGGCTGATATACTCGACCGAGGCATCATGCTCACCGGAGGCGGTGCCCTGCTGAAAAACCTGGACAAACTTATTATGGAAACCACCGATCTGCCGGTACACATTGCCGAAGACCCGTTGACTGCCGTCGTTAGAGGAACCGGTGCCATACTCGAGGACCTGGACTATTACCGTACGGTTGTAACCTAA
- the purH gene encoding bifunctional phosphoribosylaminoimidazolecarboxamide formyltransferase/IMP cyclohydrolase, protein MSLQPLSELPQKPLKINRALLSVSDKSGLIPLARTLHEQNVELISTGGTAQKIREAGIPVKDVSEITGFEECLDGRVKTLHPRIHGGLLARTSHQPDIDEIQELGIEPIELVVVNLYPFKETIDKPGSTPAIATENIDIGGPTMIRAAAKNFTHVCVLTSPEQYEAFGSELKDKKDISFNLRRDLARRAFNHTAEYDAHIANYFNTLTGEETPSQLNISLPKSQDLRYGENPHQKAAVYGHQNEFIDCFHGKQLSYNNFLDVDAALNLIADFQDSDPTCAIFKHTVPCGIATDDTLATAWRKAFATDTMSPFGGIVTVNRELDIDIAKAIDEIFTEIIIAPSYSPEAKELLTQKKNRRLIRIKKQVNVSGNRQFKSIFGGALSQEADITAIDFDEFKTVTKRKPTQQEKKDLLFAWKVVKHVKSNAIVYARDGQTIGIGTGQTSRVESSEIAIAKAKQEGLKLEGTAIASDAFFPFADGVEAAAEAGATSVIQPGGSIRDEEVIEAANKHNMTMVFTGKRHFRH, encoded by the coding sequence GTGTCTTTACAACCCCTTTCTGAACTCCCTCAAAAACCATTAAAAATTAATCGTGCGCTATTATCGGTTTCCGATAAATCAGGATTGATCCCGCTCGCCCGTACGCTGCATGAACAAAATGTTGAACTTATCTCAACCGGTGGAACAGCACAGAAAATCAGAGAGGCGGGAATACCGGTCAAGGATGTTTCCGAAATTACCGGTTTTGAAGAGTGCCTGGACGGTCGGGTGAAAACCTTACACCCCAGAATTCATGGGGGCTTGTTGGCAAGAACCAGTCATCAGCCGGATATAGATGAAATACAGGAACTGGGTATTGAACCCATCGAGCTCGTGGTTGTAAACCTGTACCCTTTCAAAGAAACTATTGATAAACCGGGCTCCACTCCTGCTATTGCTACTGAAAATATTGACATCGGTGGCCCAACCATGATTAGGGCTGCTGCAAAGAATTTTACTCATGTATGTGTGCTTACTTCTCCCGAACAGTACGAAGCCTTCGGAAGTGAACTAAAAGACAAAAAAGATATCAGCTTCAACCTGCGCAGGGATCTTGCACGTCGAGCATTTAATCATACCGCCGAGTATGATGCCCATATTGCGAATTACTTTAATACGCTCACCGGAGAGGAGACCCCTTCGCAACTCAATATTTCACTACCGAAATCACAAGATTTAAGATATGGAGAAAATCCTCATCAAAAAGCAGCGGTATATGGACACCAAAATGAATTTATAGATTGTTTCCATGGAAAGCAGCTGAGCTACAATAATTTCCTGGATGTAGATGCCGCATTGAATTTAATTGCCGACTTTCAGGATTCCGATCCTACCTGTGCCATATTCAAACACACTGTACCCTGCGGTATTGCCACAGATGACACACTTGCAACCGCCTGGCGCAAAGCATTTGCCACGGATACTATGTCACCCTTTGGAGGAATTGTTACTGTCAATAGGGAGCTGGATATCGACATAGCTAAAGCGATTGATGAAATCTTTACCGAGATTATCATCGCTCCCTCCTACTCCCCGGAGGCCAAAGAGCTGCTGACCCAAAAGAAAAACCGGCGTCTCATTCGTATCAAAAAACAGGTTAATGTAAGTGGGAACAGGCAATTTAAATCCATCTTCGGTGGTGCACTGAGCCAGGAAGCCGATATCACGGCTATTGATTTTGATGAATTTAAAACGGTTACAAAACGCAAACCAACACAGCAGGAGAAAAAAGACCTACTTTTTGCATGGAAAGTCGTGAAGCATGTTAAGTCAAATGCTATTGTTTATGCCCGCGACGGCCAGACGATCGGCATCGGTACCGGACAGACAAGCAGGGTGGAATCCTCTGAAATTGCAATCGCTAAAGCCAAGCAGGAAGGTTTGAAACTGGAGGGTACTGCTATTGCCTCCGATGCCTTTTTCCCATTTGCAGATGGTGTCGAAGCGGCGGCAGAGGCAGGAGCAACATCAGTCATTCAGCCCGGCGGAAGTATCCGAGATGAAGAAGTTATTGAAGCCGCAAACAAGCATAATATGACGATGGTATTTACCGGTAAAAGACACTTTCGTCACTAA
- a CDS encoding GxxExxY protein — MKLNDITDSIIGAAIEVHRKLGPGLLESAYQRCIFYELNRKGFKIREEVPMPIIYKDVHLDHGYRMDLLVEEKVVVEIKSVESFTDVHIAQLLTYLKLGNYKLGLLINFNVTLLKHGIKRIIK, encoded by the coding sequence TTGAAACTAAATGATATCACTGATAGCATAATTGGAGCTGCCATTGAAGTTCATAGAAAACTTGGGCCGGGCCTTCTAGAATCAGCGTACCAAAGATGCATCTTTTATGAATTGAATAGAAAGGGTTTTAAAATTCGAGAAGAAGTTCCAATGCCTATTATTTATAAAGATGTACATCTTGATCACGGTTATCGAATGGATTTATTAGTAGAAGAAAAGGTAGTTGTTGAAATTAAAAGTGTTGAAAGTTTTACTGATGTACATATCGCACAACTACTGACCTATTTAAAACTAGGTAATTACAAGTTAGGTCTTCTTATAAACTTTAATGTCACCCTACTTAAACATGGGATCAAAAGAATAATAAAATGA
- a CDS encoding AI-2E family transporter, translating into MRNITLEKVVRFIVGFAGLTLVSLLLYNYGTLVGYAIIAIILTYILDPIVSKMQAGGLNRTLAITLTLSTLILLLVWISTNIIPIVANQMVELAGQLNIQNIQNIASQIENRLTQEFTFLPEGFLRDNLTQVVENLLDVGQLPSALSNIIGIFTNLFAAFLVIPFATFFFLKDGSKIRRDILKLVPNKYFETALSLIDKIETRLGVYFRSVLLQSILVAFSSWLALTIVGLENALSVGIAVGLANTIPYFGPIIGYILSIIVSIIEIGDFSLVLPCIIAILFVQLLDNVVFQPLIFSRSADIHPVAILFIIMIGAETAGILGMLIAIPIATTIKITINQVSWSLNNYYVFRTSDTRTS; encoded by the coding sequence ATGAGAAATATTACGCTAGAAAAAGTAGTACGATTTATTGTCGGTTTTGCGGGGCTTACACTGGTAAGCCTGTTGCTCTACAACTACGGCACACTGGTAGGTTATGCCATCATTGCGATAATACTCACCTACATTCTGGATCCTATAGTCAGTAAAATGCAGGCTGGGGGATTAAATCGCACGCTAGCCATTACGCTTACACTAAGTACCCTCATTCTGTTGCTGGTTTGGATCTCAACGAATATCATACCGATTGTTGCAAACCAGATGGTGGAACTGGCCGGACAGCTGAACATCCAGAATATTCAAAATATTGCTTCGCAAATTGAAAACCGGCTCACCCAGGAGTTTACCTTTTTGCCCGAAGGCTTTCTACGTGACAATCTTACCCAGGTCGTCGAAAACCTGCTGGATGTCGGACAGCTGCCCTCAGCCTTAAGTAATATCATTGGCATATTTACAAACCTTTTTGCTGCATTCCTGGTAATACCTTTTGCCACCTTCTTTTTTCTAAAAGACGGCAGCAAAATACGCCGGGATATACTGAAACTGGTACCTAACAAATATTTTGAAACGGCCCTCAGTCTGATTGACAAGATTGAAACACGTCTGGGCGTTTATTTTCGAAGCGTGTTGCTTCAGAGTATCCTGGTTGCTTTTTCGTCCTGGCTTGCACTCACCATAGTTGGACTGGAAAATGCACTATCGGTTGGAATTGCCGTGGGTTTGGCTAACACCATCCCCTATTTCGGTCCGATAATCGGCTATATACTTTCCATCATCGTTTCGATCATTGAAATCGGTGACTTTTCACTGGTGCTCCCCTGTATTATTGCTATCCTCTTTGTACAGCTTCTGGATAATGTGGTTTTCCAGCCGCTGATATTTTCTCGATCTGCTGACATTCATCCGGTCGCTATCCTCTTTATCATCATGATAGGTGCCGAAACGGCCGGTATACTAGGCATGCTCATTGCTATACCAATTGCCACGACCATTAAGATCACTATCAATCAGGTCAGCTGGAGCCTCAACAACTACTACGTGTTCAGAACCTCCGATACCCGTACTAGCTGA